One genomic window of Arachis stenosperma cultivar V10309 chromosome 10, arast.V10309.gnm1.PFL2, whole genome shotgun sequence includes the following:
- the LOC130956988 gene encoding uncharacterized protein LOC130956988 gives MPLYAKFLKELINKKRNWNEKETVILTQECSAIIQKGLPPKLKDPESFIISCTISNMTLEKALCDLGASISLMHLSLMKKLAIEEVKPTRMSLQMTDSSLKVPNGVVENLLVKVGEFIFPADFVILDIEEEGHNSIILGQPFLATARAIIDVEK, from the coding sequence ATGCCTTTATATGCAAAATTCCTCAAGGAACTCATTAACAAGAAGAGAAATTGGAATGAAAAGGAGACAGTGATCTTGACCCAAGAGTGTAGTGCTATAATTCAAAAAGGCCTtccaccaaaactcaaagatcctGAAAGTTTCATCATATCATGCACCATAAGCAACATGACTTtagaaaaagctctatgtgacttaGGTGCCAGCATCAGTTTGATGCATCTGTCACTCATGAAAAAACTTGCAATAGAGGAAGTCAAACCTACCAGAATGTCACTTCAAATGACTGATAGTTCACTCAAGGTACCTAATGGAGTTGTAGAAAACTTATTGGTGAAGGTTGGAGAATTCATTTTccctgctgactttgttatTTTGGACATAGAAGAAGAGGGACACAACTCAATTATCTTGGGGCAACCTTTtttagccacagcaagagccaTCATTGATGTAGAGAAATGA